The following are encoded in a window of Sminthopsis crassicaudata isolate SCR6 chromosome 3, ASM4859323v1, whole genome shotgun sequence genomic DNA:
- the PDK1 gene encoding pyruvate dehydrogenase (acetyl-transferring) kinase isozyme 1, mitochondrial codes for MRLIRYLRLAASAGSGPGPGPSPKQGPGAGPERSVPGQVDFYSRFSPSPLSMKQFLDFGSVNACEKTSFMFLRQELPVRLANIMKEISLLPDNLLRTPSVQLVQSWYIQSLQELLDFKDKSAEDAKAVYDFTDTVIRIRNRHNDVIPTMAQGVIEYKESFGVDPVTSQNVQYFLDRFYMSRISIRMLLNQHSLLFGGKGKGSSTHRKHIGSINPNCNVVEVIKDGYENAKRLCDLYYINSPELELEELNAKSPGQPMQVVYVPSHLYHMVFELFKNAMRATMEYHADKGVYPPIQVHVTLGNEDLTVKMSDRGGGVPLRKIDRLFNYMYSTAPRPRVETSRAVPLAGFGYGLPISRLYAQYFQGDLKLYSLEGYGTDAVIYIKALSTESVERLPVYNKAAWKHYNTNHEADDWCVPSSEPKDMTTFRSA; via the exons ATGAGATTAATAAGGTACCTGCGGCTGGCGGCTTCGGCCGGCTCGGGTCCGGGTCCCGGTCCCAGCCCCAAGCAAGGTCCTGGTGCTGGTCCCGAGCGCAGCGTCCCGGGCCAAGTGGATTTCTACTCGCGCTTTTCCCCGTCCCCGCTCTCCATGAAGCAGTTTCTGGACTTCG GATCTGTGAATGCATGTGAAAAGACCTCATTTATGTTTTTGAGGCAGGAGTTGCCAGTGAGATTGGCAaacataatgaaagaaataagtcTCCTTCCAGATAACCTTCTAAGAACACCTTCAGTTCAACTGGTACAGAGCTG GTACATCCAGAGTCTACAGGAGCTCCTGGATTTTAAGGATAAAAGTGCTGAAGATGCTAAAGCTGTTTATGA CTTTACAGACACTGTGATAAGAATCCGGAATCGACATAATGATGTCATTCCTACCATGGCTCAGGGTGTGATTGAATACAAGGAAAGCTTTGGCGTAGATCCAGTGACCAGCCAGAATGTACAGTATTTTTTGGATCGCTTTTACATGAGTCGCATTTCAATAAGAATGCTACTCAATCAGCACT CCTTACTGTTtggtggaaaaggaaaaggaagttcaACTCACCGAAAACACATTGGAAGCATTAATCCAAATTGTAATGTTGTTGAAGTTATTAAAG ATGGCTATGAAAATGCAAAACGCCTTTGTGATTTGTACTATATTAATTCTCCAGAACTAGAACTTGAAGAATTAAATG CAAAATCACCAGGACAGCCCATGCAAGTAGTATATGTACCATCACATCTCTATCACATGGTGTTTGAACTTTTCAAG AATGCAATGAGAGCAACTATGGAATACCATGCCGACAAAGGTGTTTACCCTCCTATTCAGGTTCATGTAACACTGGGTAATGAGGACTTGACTGTGAAG atgAGTGATCGTGGAGGTGGTGTTCCTTTGAGGAAAATTGATAGACTCTTCAACTATATGTATTCAACTGCACCCCGACCTCGTGTTGAAACCTCTAGAGCTGTACCCCTG GCGGGTTTTGGTTATGGATTGCCCATATCTCGGCTTTATGCACAATACTTTCAAGGAGACCTAAAATTGTATTCCTTAGAAGGTTACGGGACGGATGCTGTTATCTACATTAAG gCCCTGTCAACAGAGTCAGTGGAGAGGCTCCCAGTATATAACAAAGCTGCTTGGAAACATTATAATACCAATCATGAGGCAGATGACTGGTGTGTGCCAAGCAGTGAACCAAAGGACATGACCACGTTCCGCAGTGCATAA